The following coding sequences lie in one Periophthalmus magnuspinnatus isolate fPerMag1 chromosome 24, fPerMag1.2.pri, whole genome shotgun sequence genomic window:
- the tbpl1 gene encoding TATA box-binding protein-like 1, whose amino-acid sequence MDSNNDEALDIIVTNVVATFRTRCHLNLRTIALEGNNVIYKPEVGKVLMKLRKPKITASIWSSGKIICTGATSEVEAKLGARRLARCLQKLGFKVRFSAFKVVNVLAVCSMPFAVHLIDFTKNNRPIASYEPELHPAATYRIKHLKATIQVFSTGSITVTGPNVQNVATAVEQVYPLLFECQKPLCK is encoded by the exons atggATTCCAACAATGATGAGGCGCTGGATATTATTGTCACCAATGTGGTGGCTACTTTTAGAACCAGGTGCCATCTGAATTTACGCACCATTGCATTAGAGGGAAATAATGTAATCTATAAGCCTGAGGTTGGG AAAGTACTTATGAAGCTGCGTAAGCCCAAGATAACAGCCTCAATATGGTCTTCTGGGAAAATCATCTGTACTGGTGCAACAAG TGAGGTAGAAGCCAAGTTGGGTGCTCGAAGGTTAGCCCGTTGTTTACAGAAACTTGGCTTTAAG GTGAGGTTTTCAGCTTTCAAGGTCGTCAATGTTTTGGCAGTTTGCTCAATGCCCTTTGCTGTGCATCTCATAGACTTTACCAAGAACAACAGACCCATTGCAAG TTATGAACCAGAGCTGCATCCTGCCGCCACTTATAGGATCAAACATTTAAAGGCCACAATACAAGTGTTCTCCACGGGCAGCATCACAGTCACAG GACCAaatgtgcagaatgtggctaCAGCTGTGGAGCAAGTCTACCCTCTCCTCTTTGAGTGTCAGAAACCTCTTTGTAAATAG
- the slc2a12 gene encoding solute carrier family 2, facilitated glucose transporter member 12 produces MEMNSKKKVTDDNSCKEKLKDSGQMHCPSKLRGCSWRVAVVAMMANLSGLMLGYEMGLTSGVLLQLRGILSLSCQEQEVLVSAHVFGALFICLAGGPILDRYGRRCSLLLSATLVVVGTFVLISITSLVSLALGRVIVGMGTCLSGTAACLYIAEISPRERRGLLITMYEFMLVLGMMLGFTCSYAFAAVPHGWTFTFGLVIPPALLQFGAFLFLPPSPRFLVAQGNVEQARLVLQKMRGGMYEDTKMELRDIQAGLKEESEHSFRELFSSKANLRARLLTGVALVFLQQATGQPNILSYASPLLRSMGFTSDNAATLASTGFGVVKVVGTIPAVLLVDRLGPKSFLCVGAVVMGLSLATLGTLTLQSQTHLTSLCKSQTLDNNTLQAWDLSWNNTQIDNQTFYFKTSPSPWNTEEIQRTLKHDNQSALDEGTHSVSSSLKWASLITLLVYVASFSFSLGPMVYVVTSEIFPMGVRGRAASVVGAVNWATNLLISMTFLTITERVGLPSMLFLYAGMCFVLLVFVILCIPETKGRTLEEISKDLAKKNHFQVTWCTKKQTL; encoded by the exons ATGGAAATGAACAGCAAAAAGAAGGTGACAGATGATAACTCCTGCAAAGAAAAACTTAAAGACAGTGGCCAGATGCACTGCCCATCCAAACTCAGAG GCTGCAGCTGGCGTGTGGCTGTGGTGGCCATGATGGCGAACCTGAGCGGGCTGATGTTGGGCTATGAAATGGGCCTGACCTCAGGGGTGCTGCTACAGCTGCGAGgcatcctctctctgtcctgtcaggagcaggaggtgcTGGTCAGTGCGCATGTGTTTGGGGCCCTCTTCATCTGTCTGGCTGGAGGTCCCATCTTGGATCGATATGGCCGTCGCTGCTCTCTACTCCTGAGTGCCACCCTGGTGGTGGTGGGCACTTTTGTTCTCATCTCCATCACCTCTCTGGTATCTCTGGCCCTGGGTCGTGTAATAGTGGGCATGGGCACGTGTCTGTCTGGGACTGCAGCGTGTCTGTACATAGCGGAGATCTCTCCCAGAGAGAGGCGTGGCTTGCTGATCACAATGTATGAGTTCATGTTGGTGCTGGGAATGATGCTGGGCTTCACCTGCAGTTATGCCTTTGCTGCTGTGCCTCACGGCTGGACTTTTACTTTTGGACTCGTCATTCCACCGGCATTGCTGCAGTTTGGGGCATTCCTGTTTCTCCCACCCAGCCCTCGATTCCTGGTTGCCCAGGGCAATGTGGAGCAGGCTAGGCTTGTGCTGCagaagatgagaggaggaaTGTACGAGGACACAAAAATGGAACTGCGGGACATTCAGGCAGGACTGAAGGAGGAGTCCGAACACAGTTTCAGAGAGTTATTTAGCTCCAAAGCTAACCTGAGAGCGCGACTACTAACAGGTGTAGCTTTAGTGTTCCTGCAGCAGGCCACAGGGCAGCCTAACATCCTTTCCTATGCCTCTCCACTACTACGCAGCATGGGCTTCACCAGTGACAATGCAGCCACTCTAGCCTCCACAGGCTTTGGAGTGGTTAAAGTGGTAGGGACCATCCCAGCCGTGTTGCTGGTAGACCGCTTGGGGCCCAAGAGCTTCCTGTGTGTGGGTGCTGTGGTCATGGGGCTGTCTCTGGCCACTCTGGGGACATTAACACTGCAGAGCCAAACCCACCTCACCAGCCTGTGTAAGAGCCAGACACTGGACAACAATACACTCCAAGCATGGGACCTTAGCTGGAACAACACACAAATAGACAATCAAACCTTTTATTTCAAAACTTCTCCAAGCCCGTGGAACACAGAGGAGATTCAGAGGACTCTCAAACACGACAATCAAAGTGCACTGGATGAAGGAACTCACAGTGTGTCATCCTCTCTCAAATGGGCCTCACTTATCACATTACTGGTCTATGTGGCAAGTTTCTCCTTCAGCCTTGGCCCAA TGGTGTATGTGGTGACCAGTGAAATCTTTCCAATGGGAGTCCGGGGCAGGGCTGCATCTGTGGTGGGGGCAGTGAACTGGGCCACCaatctgctcatctccatgacCTTTCTGACCATAACAG AAAGGGTGGGGCTTCCCAGTATGTTATTCCTGTATGCGGGGATGTGCTTCGTTTTGTTGGTGTTCGTCATTCTCTGCATCCCAGAGACCAAAGGGCGCACTCTGGAGGAGATCTCGAAGGATCTggctaaaaa AAACCACTTTCAGGTGACATGGTGCACAAAGAAACAGACTTTGTAG